One window of Trifolium pratense cultivar HEN17-A07 linkage group LG5, ARS_RC_1.1, whole genome shotgun sequence genomic DNA carries:
- the LOC123886522 gene encoding protein FAR1-RELATED SEQUENCE 5-like: MSADGLSGFDVEVNMKDMTAEEIQNMEFESIEKAEEFYVEYARCLGFSARKDVRRVTGEGVVHTRQMVCSRQGERAKKNIERTERSRQPRGLSRTSCVAMIRFHLNNSSGTYGVACFVPVHNHPLTPSTHVHLIPKYRGLNEADKNFVDGLHSSGKAKMEDVGDTYSALCDIQTRTENDHLFINKYDRPLVVFCGYNHHKETTVFACALIVNEKTETYKWLLETFLDAMYQKHPLRVVTDGDNAMREAIKCVFPNKRSTLVDFVRDFHRALAEYRN, encoded by the exons ATGTCTGCGGATGGTTTGTCGGGTTTCGATGTCGAAGTAAACATGAAAGACATGACAGCagaagaaatacaaaatatggAATTTGAATCTATAGAAAAAGCAGAGGAATTTTATGTAGAATATGCAAGGTGTCTTGGGTTTTCCGCTAGAAAAGATGTAAGGCGAGTCACCGGTGAAGGTGTTGTACATACACGCCAGATGGTTTGTTCTAGGCAGGGTGAGAgagctaaaaaaaatattgagcgCACTGAACGTTCGAGACAACCCAGGGGATTGTCACGAACATCTTGTGTAGCTATGATTCGATTTCACCTTAATAACAGTAGTGGTACTTATGGTGTTGCCTGCTTTGTGCCCGTTCACAACCATCCTTTAACTCCATCCACACATGTTCACCTGATCCCCAAGTATCGTGGATTGAATGAAGCCGATAAGAATTTCGTAGATGGGTTGCATTC GAGTGGGAAGGCAAAAATGGAGGATGTTGGCGACACGTATTCTGCTTTGTGTGATATCCAGACAAGAACAGAAAATGACCACCTTTTTATT AACAAATACGACAGGCCACTCGTTGTTTTTTGTGGTTACAATCACCACAAGGAAACTACAGTTTTTGCCTGTGCCTTAATTGTCAACGAAAAAACTGAGACATACAAGTGGTTGTTAGAGACATTCTTAGATGCGATGTATCAAAAGCATCCGCTTCGGGTGGTGACTGATGGAGACAATGCTATGAGAGAAGCAATTAAATGTGTATTTCCGAAT AAAAGAAGCACTCTAGTTGATTTTGTAAGGGATTTTCATAGAGCTTTAGCAGAGTACAGAAACTAG